The Desulforegulaceae bacterium genome segment TTGATGCAGTAATACTTTTTCTGACTATTTTTATATTTTTTTTCTCAGATTCAGAAGGCTTCTTCACACCATCTCCAAAAGCAGCTTCAATATTTCTTACAGCATTTACCATTTCTTTCAGCAACTTAGGAGTAAGCGAAGCCTTATGATCAGGGCCTTCCATATTTAAATCAAGAGTAAAATGTTTTTCAATTACTTCTGCCCCAAGAGCCGCTGCTGCAATTGGAACTTCAATGCCAAGGGTATGATCTGAATATCCGACTTTTATTCCGGGAAATGCATTTTTTATGGTGATCATGGCTTTTAAATTTACATCTTCAAAAGGAGTTGGATACTCTGTATTGCAATGTAAAACTGTAATTTTTGAAATATCTGTCCCAGATTTTGTTAAAAGATTTAAAGCATCTTCAATTTCTCCAAGGGTACTCATTCCTGTTGAAAGAATAACTTCTTTATTAAGTCTGCCAATTTTTTCAAGATAGGGATAATTTACTATTTCACCTGAAGGAATTTTTAAGGGAAAAGCTTTAATTTCTGCAAGAAAATCTATTGAGTCATTATCAAAAGGGCTTGCCATGAATTTTATATTTTTTAAATTACAATAATTATTTAGTTCAATAAATTCTTTTTCACCAAATTCAAGTTTTTTGAGCATTTCATACTGGGTGGTATTTTTGTTTAGATTTCTTTTTTGATAATCAGCCATATCGGCATTTTTTGAAACAAGATTATCTGCCTTAAAAGCCTGAAATTTTACAGCATCTGCTCCGGCAATTGCGGCTTGATCTATCATTTTTTTTGCTGTTTCAAGGCTTCCGTTGTGGTTTACTCCGGCTTCTGCAATTATAAAAACTTTTGATTTTTTTGGCTTTGACATGATTAACAATCCGATTTTAATTTATTTGACTATTTTAATATCGGAATATCATATAATTTTTTAAGCTTTAATTCCAGATTCTAAAATTTGCAGCCTGATTTATTGTTGAAAATCTATATAAAAATTTAGATTCTGCCCCTATGCCTTGTCACAAGATCAATAAAAATTATTCCATAGTTTTTTATCGTTTAAATGATATACAACAATTGAAATATTTAATTAAAAATAAACTTTGAAAGCAGATTTTGATGAAAAAAAATATAAATATTGCAGATATTATAATAATCGGTGCTGGAGCATCAGGATTAATGTGTGCACTTCAAGCTTCCAAACGTGGAAAAAAAGTAATTATTCTTGACCATAATAAAATTGCTGGTGCAAAAATTCTTGTTTCAGGAGGGGGCAAATGTAATTTTACAAATAAAAATCTTGACCCTGAAAATTATATTTCAACTAATCCCCATTTTGTAAAATCAGCTCTTTCAAGATTTTCACAAAATGATTTTATATCCATGGTTGAAGGGCATAGAATTAAATATGAAGAAAGAAATCTTGGTCAGCTTTTTTTAAAAAAAAGTGCAAAAGAAATTTTAGATTTATTTTTAAATGAGCTTAAAAAGTACAAGACCCAATTTTTTTTTGAAACCAAAATAAACTCAGTTCGAAAAATAAAAGATTTCTTCATTGTTAAATCAGATTCGGGCTCATTTAAATCAAAATCTCTTGTTGTTGCTTCAGGAGGAATGGCTGCTCCCCAAATTGGAGCTTCTTCTATTGGATATGAAATTGCTGATAATTTTGGAATTGATATAATAAAGCCTTTTCCAGGTCTTGTTCCTTTGGCGTTTTCGCCTGAAGACAAGAAAAAGTTTTCCCTTCTTTCAGGAATTGCAGTAAACGCAATTGTAAAAACAAATAAAATTTCTTTTAAGGAAAATATTCTTTTTACCCATAAAGGTATCAGCGGCCCTGCAGGTTTACAGATTTCTTTATACTTAAAACCCGGCAATTCGCTTTTTATTGATTTTCTGCCTGATAAAAATATTGAAGGGGAAATAAAGAAAGACAATCAGTCAAATAAAATTGTAAAAAACTTTATTTCACAATTTTTGCCAAAAAATCTTGTTGAAGCAATGATTGAAAAAAATTTGGCAGCCAAAAGATTAAAATCATTGACTGCCGGTGACATAGTTTCAATTTTAAATACAATTCATAACCTTGAAATAAAACCATCAGGAAACCTGGGGTTTAAAAAAGCTGAAACAACAATTGGCGGTATTGATTGTAACCAAATATCTTCCAAAACAATGGAAGCACTAAATGTTAAAGGTCTTTACTTTACAGGAGAAGTACTTGATGTAGCCGGTTGGCTTGGGGGATATAATTTACAATGGGCCTGGTCTTCGGGTTGGTGTGCTGGGCAATATGCATAAACAGGGGATGTAAACACGAAGAGGCAGACTTTAAAACCTGACCCTTCGTATCCACAACCAGCTCACAAACTCGACTTACTCACCTGATTCTACCTTGGCAAGTTTTTTTTCAAGACAATCTTTTCTAGACGTTAGCGAATGTAAAGTATAAAGGGAATTAAAAACTTCACCTTCTACTATTTCTCCCGATGCCATGCGATCCTTAATATTCAGGATTTGTCTTTCACACTCTGAAAGCTCCATTTCAGCTTCAAGAATTTCTGACTCTCCTACAGGAATTACTAATTTATTTCCTGATGCAAAACTGCTTGAATTAGATTCTTCTGAAAAGGACATACAGCCTATAGTTGAAATAAGAAAGAGAGCTATTGTCATATTAAACATAAAACTCTTAATACTTGTTTTCATTTCTTTTTTTGTTTCTTTCATTTGTTGTGGTTGTTTAGTGGATTTATTGTTTTTTGCAAAAGGACTAGTACTGCTGTTTATTAATCTAATTATAATATTGGTTTTGATTACCTCCTTATATATATTGATAGTTTAAATTTTTATGGATTTTAACTGAAAAAAGCTGCTGTCTCCTGGAAGATCAGGAAAATTGCGACAACAACCAATTACATATATCAATAACACTAAAATTCAGCGTTGTCAAGTGGTATAGTTTTTTGACAGCCTCATATTAATGCTTTTTTCCTTGGAAATTTTAGAAATATCAGGAAAATATTCTTAAATTCAGTAACTTACAACTACCATGAAAAAAAACAATTGTAAATGGTCCAATTTGAAATAAAAATTAAAACCTGGAAATAGTTTTTGGAGCTGACTCAAAGTCAGACCAAAATTTCAATAAAAATATAAAACTTTTGTTAACTTTTTTTACTTATCAAAATTGTTAATTATTAAAAACTGTCTCTTTGCTTTTTCAGCTCTTTTTCCAGACGTATTCTATCTTCTGCTTCTGCATTTACCTCTTTTATAAGCTCCCACTTAGCATCATAAGATTGGGGTATTTCCCCTGGTTCTTCAATCCCGTAATCAACAGAGCGTTTAAGACACAAACTGCATAAATCATTTAAAAGATAATCTTTTTGTCTAAATTTTTTATATTCTTTTTTGTTCCAGATTGCTGTTAAGCTTTCATTGTAAACATTCCCAAAACTTTTATTTACAAGCTCCTTTTTAACCCCTCTTTCGTAAATATAACAACCTCTTGCAACTGGAACCCCAAGAAAAACACAGGGAAAAACACTTCCATCTGAACCTATAAACAAGGTTGTTTTTATATTTTCACTGCATTCTTCTTTTAGGAAAAAAGGGGAAACCAAATGACAATGGATATTTTGGCCTGTCTTATCTTTAAAGCATTGAAATCTTGACTTTACAATTTCAAACTCCTGTTCAGTATCTGCAAGGAATGCTTCTTTTTCCATTTCTTTTGTGCAACATAAAGAAACAGCACTTACAACAATTTGATCAGGATTTAACCTGGCTAAAATTTCGTCAGACAAGAAAAAACTCTCAACACTAGATTTAAAAACAATATTTGCCAAATGTATTTTGGGCAGCTTAGAATTTCTTTTCTTTTTCAAGATTTTAATTTTTTCAATTAATTCTGAAATCTTGGAAAAACTGGTTTTTTTTCTGACAAAATCATTTTCAAATTCACTTAAGCCAGCAGTTGAAAATGCAAGATAATCAAGTTTTAGATCCACAAGAGCTTCAAGGGTTTCATCGGTTAAAAGAGTTCCATTGGTTGTAGTTCCAGCTTTAAATCCCTTTGATTTTATTTTTTTTAAAATCTTTAAAAAATCAGGATTTAAAAAAGGCTCTCCCCAGCCCTGAAGATGAATATAGGTTTTTGGGGAAAGCTCAGCTAAAATTGAATCAATGGCTTTTTCATCAATAAAATTATTTCTGATTTTATTTTTAAACAAAGTCTGGGGACAATAACTGCAGGATGCATTGCATATAGAACTTACCTCAATTTGAACCCAGTCAAGCTTTGGCTGAAAAAAAATCTTTTTAAAAAAATTCACAAACCCTCCTTAAAAAATGGCGAATCCCGCCATTTTACAACTATGAGTTAAGGGATAAAATCATTGGAGGAATATGACTTTTGTCTTCAGATAATAAATCTAAATCCGGTTCTCTTGTTTTATCTTCACCGGGATAAATCCCAAGCCATTCATCACGCATTGACTTAAGCTTTTTAAATGCCCGGGAATCTAAATCAACAACAGCTTTTTCTATGACCAGATCAAGCTTGCCTTTTCTTTCCTCAAGATGCATTAAAGGTGCGATTGGAATTCCTCCAGGTTCCCAGCTGGAAAAATCTTTTTCAAGGTTTCTCACACAAGCCATATACCCGGTGCATCCGCTCAAAGCGAGAAAAAAAGTTGTTGCTCCAAGATTATATGTATAATTTGAATCAAAAGCTGTGGGGTCAGAACCTCTTCCGTCATATCCATAAAAATGAGTCTGCATTTTGAACTTAGGAATTGTTTTTTCAAAAATCTTTGAAACAGTTTTGGGAGGTTCTTCATCTTTTAAAATAAGATTTGCATTAACAAGAGCCTGTCTTAAAGTTTTTCTAGAAATTATATCCTTTTTCCTCAAAAGGAATAAATCATAAAAACTGTTTTCAAAAATAACTTTTGCATAGCGTTCAGGATCAAGTCCTGCTTCTTTCATTTTTTTTAAATACCAGTTTTTTTCAACTCCAAGCCTGTAAACTCCTCTATCCTTTAAAATTTTAAGGTAATCTCTAACAAGCTCCATTAAAACCCTGTCTGTTTCCACCTGGGAAAACTGGAAATTACCATGGTTATCCCTTTCGGTTAAAAGACCTTCCTTAAAAAAATCGGGAATATCATTAAAAAGATCATCATCCCTTGAAGTCCAGACAGTTATCAAATTTTCCTCCTGAGCCTGTCTTGCCATTCTTCTAAGATAATCAAGCTTTGAATCAAGGGAATTAAAATCGGTGTGAAAGCTATTGTCATGGGTTTTGTTATATTCAGAAATAAGAGAGCTGAGCTTTATTATAAAAGTTTGAATTTCATTAATAAATTCAAGAAGCCCTTCCGGGATAACAAGAACTCCATAATTTTTCCCCATTTCAGCTCTTTTTACAATAAGATCACAAACTACTCTTGAAAGATGACGAAGAGTCATTCCAAAAGCTGAATAGTCCATTTCTTTTCCCTTTGACTTTTCAATCTTTGACTGATCAACATAATCAGCCAACTCTTCCCCTATGAGAACCATATTGGGCTGGGTCTGAAGACCTACTTCAAGTGCAAGATGGCTGGCAACCCTTCCCATAACCTTGCAGATATGCCAATATTTTACATCTGAAGCAGCATCTGTCTGAAGCCCTCTGATATTTGAGGCAAAAGAGCTTGCTGCAGAATGAAACCCAAATGAAATAGGACACAAAACCTTTCCATTGACATCTTTAATCTGAATATCCCCATCAATGGTTTTAGGAACTCCAAGTACCTGAATACTCTGATTGTAAAAAGACTGGGCAAGAAAAGCAGCATTGGTGTTTGAATCATCTCCCCCGATAATCACAAGGGTATCCAGTCCCAGTTCTTTGCAATTTTTAAGGCATTTTTCTTTTTTGTCTTCTGTGTCTATTTTTGTGCGGCCTGTTTTAAGCATGGAAAAGCCGCCTTTGTTTCTATACTTGTCTACAATTTCAGAGTCTATCTCAATATAACTGCCTTCAACTATTCCCTCAGGCCCCCCTAAAAAACCTATAATTGTATTTTCAGGGTTTGCTTCTTTGGCAAAATCATAAAGTCCTGCTATTACATTGTGCCCCCCTGGAGCAGGTCCTCCTGAAAAAACCACCCCTATTCGTTTTTTAAGGGATTTGTCGATTTTACTGCCCTTTTTTTCTTTATTAAAAGACAAAAATCTGTTTTTACAAAGATCAGGAAGAAGCTTTGCAGCTTCAGGATGAATGTCAAAATCAATAGAAAGATCTTTTTCAATATAAAGATCTTTGTTTTCATATACCAAGCATCTTGGCGGATTGTAATTGCACCTGGTTTTTAAAAACCCGGATTCCTCATTTTTATCCTGCATTAAACCTCCGTTTTTATTTTACTGAAACCACTTTATTTCTTCCGCTTTCCTTAGCCTCATACATTGCCATATCAAGCCTTGAAAAAAGAGAATCATAACCAGAATCTTCTTCATTTATTTCACATACCCCAAGACTTACAGTTATTGTAATTTTTTCTTTTTTATATATAAAGGAAATTTCTTCAATAGTTTTTCTAATTTTTTCAGCTACTTTTACAGCTCCTTCAAGATCTGTTTCAGGAAGAAGAACTGCAAACTCCTCACCTCCATACCGTGCAAGAAAGTCTACTTCCCTTAAAAGAGGAGTAACTTTTTTTATTATTTCAGCAAGGCATTTGTCACCTATACCATGACCATAAAGATCATTTATTCTTTTAAAATGATCCACGTCAAATAAAATCATGGAAAACTTTGTTTTATACCTGAAAAACCTTTCAACCTCTTCTTTTATCCTTTTATCATATGCCCTTCTATTATAAGCACCCGTAAGAGAATCAAGAAGAAGATCCCTTTCCATTTCTCTGAATTTTTCTTCGGTTTCCAGTACTTCAGCCTTAAAGCTTAAAAGCTCCTCTTGCAACTTCGATATCTTTTGTTCTGTGTGCTCCTGATATTTTTTATCTTCTGAATTTTTCCTGTGAATTACAATTTTAATTGTATTTAGCTTGGAAACAACTGCATTTTTAACCTCTTCAAGGCTATTGCTAGCTAAAACATTTTCATTCAAATCATTCAAATGATTTTCAAGCATGGACGTAAAGCTGGTGTTTGAATCCTGAATATCCCGGGAA includes the following:
- the neuB gene encoding N-acetylneuraminate synthase encodes the protein MSKPKKSKVFIIAEAGVNHNGSLETAKKMIDQAAIAGADAVKFQAFKADNLVSKNADMADYQKRNLNKNTTQYEMLKKLEFGEKEFIELNNYCNLKNIKFMASPFDNDSIDFLAEIKAFPLKIPSGEIVNYPYLEKIGRLNKEVILSTGMSTLGEIEDALNLLTKSGTDISKITVLHCNTEYPTPFEDVNLKAMITIKNAFPGIKVGYSDHTLGIEVPIAAAALGAEVIEKHFTLDLNMEGPDHKASLTPKLLKEMVNAVRNIEAAFGDGVKKPSESEKKNIKIVRKSITASKDIKEGEVFTLENITLKRPGTGLSPVLWNLLIGKKSSKNYKKDQQIEI
- a CDS encoding 6-phosphofructokinase, with product MQDKNEESGFLKTRCNYNPPRCLVYENKDLYIEKDLSIDFDIHPEAAKLLPDLCKNRFLSFNKEKKGSKIDKSLKKRIGVVFSGGPAPGGHNVIAGLYDFAKEANPENTIIGFLGGPEGIVEGSYIEIDSEIVDKYRNKGGFSMLKTGRTKIDTEDKKEKCLKNCKELGLDTLVIIGGDDSNTNAAFLAQSFYNQSIQVLGVPKTIDGDIQIKDVNGKVLCPISFGFHSAASSFASNIRGLQTDAASDVKYWHICKVMGRVASHLALEVGLQTQPNMVLIGEELADYVDQSKIEKSKGKEMDYSAFGMTLRHLSRVVCDLIVKRAEMGKNYGVLVIPEGLLEFINEIQTFIIKLSSLISEYNKTHDNSFHTDFNSLDSKLDYLRRMARQAQEENLITVWTSRDDDLFNDIPDFFKEGLLTERDNHGNFQFSQVETDRVLMELVRDYLKILKDRGVYRLGVEKNWYLKKMKEAGLDPERYAKVIFENSFYDLFLLRKKDIISRKTLRQALVNANLILKDEEPPKTVSKIFEKTIPKFKMQTHFYGYDGRGSDPTAFDSNYTYNLGATTFFLALSGCTGYMACVRNLEKDFSSWEPGGIPIAPLMHLEERKGKLDLVIEKAVVDLDSRAFKKLKSMRDEWLGIYPGEDKTREPDLDLLSEDKSHIPPMILSLNS
- a CDS encoding NAD(P)/FAD-dependent oxidoreductase, which encodes MKKNINIADIIIIGAGASGLMCALQASKRGKKVIILDHNKIAGAKILVSGGGKCNFTNKNLDPENYISTNPHFVKSALSRFSQNDFISMVEGHRIKYEERNLGQLFLKKSAKEILDLFLNELKKYKTQFFFETKINSVRKIKDFFIVKSDSGSFKSKSLVVASGGMAAPQIGASSIGYEIADNFGIDIIKPFPGLVPLAFSPEDKKKFSLLSGIAVNAIVKTNKISFKENILFTHKGISGPAGLQISLYLKPGNSLFIDFLPDKNIEGEIKKDNQSNKIVKNFISQFLPKNLVEAMIEKNLAAKRLKSLTAGDIVSILNTIHNLEIKPSGNLGFKKAETTIGGIDCNQISSKTMEALNVKGLYFTGEVLDVAGWLGGYNLQWAWSSGWCAGQYA
- a CDS encoding radical SAM protein — protein: MNFFKKIFFQPKLDWVQIEVSSICNASCSYCPQTLFKNKIRNNFIDEKAIDSILAELSPKTYIHLQGWGEPFLNPDFLKILKKIKSKGFKAGTTTNGTLLTDETLEALVDLKLDYLAFSTAGLSEFENDFVRKKTSFSKISELIEKIKILKKKRNSKLPKIHLANIVFKSSVESFFLSDEILARLNPDQIVVSAVSLCCTKEMEKEAFLADTEQEFEIVKSRFQCFKDKTGQNIHCHLVSPFFLKEECSENIKTTLFIGSDGSVFPCVFLGVPVARGCYIYERGVKKELVNKSFGNVYNESLTAIWNKKEYKKFRQKDYLLNDLCSLCLKRSVDYGIEEPGEIPQSYDAKWELIKEVNAEAEDRIRLEKELKKQRDSF